A single window of Scylla paramamosain isolate STU-SP2022 chromosome 27, ASM3559412v1, whole genome shotgun sequence DNA harbors:
- the LOC135114218 gene encoding cyclin-dependent kinase-like 3 isoform X1: MERYESLGVVGEGSYGLVLRCRHKESGQTVAVKKFLESEDDPTVKKIALREVRMLKKLRHENLVNLIEFFRRKRRLYLVFEYVDHTILDELEASDGGLDEETARAHIFQVLRGIAFCHQNQIIHRDIKPENVLVSRQGVVKLCDFGFARLLAGPGESCTDYVATRWYRAPELLVGDTKYGREVDVWASGCLLSEMLTGEPLFPGESDIDQLFHIIQTLGELSMSHRHLVERNPMLAGLRLPEAASTPLSSSFPSWSPRAHAFVSVCLCLEPSARPSAQDLLNHDFFMHDCFPETFLPILKQRVQQEFSNNFLLSLPGRRIPSTADRKGRARKIPGGTSPESVYGRSIARPQPHPPPPARSDNPVRSSPMKQCQPGTPDGQSGFASRPVVSFAPLTPSHVRGGPSGVAAGTFNNNNNYSNMNNNNNSYNNGEDASHPATTTTTSTTSSRLIPPLRDHSTVTFSPTTTTAPSTMNTYNNNNSSTHNNNNTIALTLHITGTTNTSSPSRTRVVEKSRKSPASLWGAPLKPRGHGLCIQGQGQAHWDDDDHLISDGPSSFLSSGRYHTDHSRSSDAPRPIDASRHPYTISLDRTKELVARDSSSLRDAAARDGFGREFARDPLREIKDNPRERERRPKLEITGWARPRLLNNDLSLPNVPGVSSPLVNSGQISPKKYTMEGGVGKRSRRGGLTMPALSSVQRGSPNSLSRSVGGAARQEALEGEEWRSGDVVREEWRSGEVVREEWLPGGDDEEGE; encoded by the exons ATGGAGCGGTACGAGAGCCTGGGCGTGGTGGGTGAGGGCTCCTATGGCCTTGTCCTACGCTGCCGTCACAAGGAGTCCGGACAGACAGTAGCAGTGAAGAAGTTCCTTGAAAGCGAAGATGACCCCACGGTGAAGAAAATAGCGCTGAGGGAGGTGCGGATGCTGAAG AAACTCCGCCACGAGAACCTGGTGAACCTGATCGAGTTTTTCCGCCGTAAGCGTCGCCTGTACCTGGTGTTCGAGTACGTGGACCACACCATCCTGGACGAGCTGGAGGCGTCGGACGGCGGGCTGGACGAGGAGACAGCCCGGGCACACATCTTCCAAGTGCTGCGTGGCATTGCCTTCTGCCACCAAAACCAG ATCATCCACCGGGACATCAAGCCGGAGAACGTGCTGGTGAGCCGCCAGGGCGTGGTCAAGCTGTGTGACTTCGGATTTGCGCGGCTGCTGGCGGGACCCGGGGAGTCCTGCACCGACTACGTGGCCACCCGCTGGTACCGCGCCCCCGAGCTGCTCGTGGGGGACACCAAGTATGGCAG GGAGGTGGACGTGTGGGCGTCGGGTTGCCTGCTGTCCGAGATGCTGACGGGGGAGCCGCTCTTCCCCGGCGAGTCCGACATCGACCAGCTCTTCCACATCATCCAGACCctag GCGAGCTGAGCATGTCTCACCGCCACCTGGTGGAGAGGAACCCCATGCTGGCGGGTCTAAGACTCCCAGAAGCGGCCTCCACgcccctgtcctcctccttcccgtcctGGTCCCCGCGCGCCCACGCCTTCGTCTCCGTGTGTCTGTGCCTGGAACCCTCGGCGCGCCCCTCCGCTCAAGACCTGCTGAATCACGACTTCTTCATGCACGACTGCTTCCCAGAGACCTTCCTGCCCATCCTGAAGCAGCGCGTGCAGCAAGAGTTCAGCAACAACTTCCTGCTGAGCCTGCCGGGGCGACGGATCCCCAGCACGGCGGACAGGAAGGGCCGGGCCAGGAAGATTCCGGGAGGCACCAGCCCTGAGAGTGTCTACGGCAGGAGCATCGCCAGGCCTCAGCCCCACCCGCCGCCCCCCGCAAGGAGTGACAACCCCGTCAG GTCGTCGCCGATGAAGCAGTGCCAGCCGGGCACTCCTGATGGACAGTCGGGGTTCGCGAGCCGCCCCGTGGTGTCTTTTGCACCTCTCACGCCCTCACACGTCAGGGGCGGACCCTCAGGAGTAGCTGCGGGCActttcaacaataacaacaactacagcaacatgaacaacaacaacaacagctacaacaatGGGGAGGACGCGTCGcaccctgccaccaccaccaccacctccaccacctcctccagaCTCATCCCGCCCCTGCGAGACCACAGTACCGTCAccttctctcccaccaccaccaccgccccctCCACCATGAATacctacaataacaacaacagcagcacccacaacaacaacaacaccatcgcCCTCACGCTGCACATCACGGGCACCACCAACACGTCCTCTCCGTCACGCACCAG AGTCGTGGAAAAGAGCCGCAAATCCCCAGCCAGTCTGTGGGGCGCCCCTCTCAAGCCACGGGGGCACGGGTTGTGCATCCAGGGGCAGGGACAGGCGCACTGGGATGACGACGACCACTTGATATCAGACggaccttcctccttcctctccagcgGCCGCTACCACACAGACCACAGCCGCTCCTCAGACGCGCCACGCCCCATTGACGCCAGCCGCCACCCTTACACCATCAGTCTGGACCGCACGAAGGAGCTGGTGGCCCGGGACTCCTCCAGCCTGAGGGACGCTGCGGCTAGGGACGGATTCGGGAGGGAGTTTGCGAGAGACCCTCTGAGGGAGATCAAGGACAAcccgagggagagggagaggagacccAAGCTGGAAATTACTGGCTGGGCGCGGCCAAGACTTCTTAACAATGACCTGTCGCTGCCTAACGTGCCTGGAG TTTCCTCCCCGTTAGTGAACAGCGGCCAGATCAGCCCCAAAAAGTACACGATGGAGGGTGGGGTGGGCAAGCGGTCTCGTCGGGGCGGCCTCACCATGCCCGCCCTCAGCTCGGTGCAGCGCGGCTCGCCCAACTCCCTCAGCCGCTCGGTGGGTGGGGCGGCGCGGCAGGAGGcgctggagggagaggagtggaggagcgGTGATGtagtgagggaggagtggagaagcGGGGAGGTAGTGAGGGAGGAGTGGCTGCCGGGAGGGgatgatgaggaaggagagtga
- the LOC135114218 gene encoding cyclin-dependent kinase-like 3 isoform X2, which produces MERYESLGVVGEGSYGLVLRCRHKESGQTVAVKKFLESEDDPTVKKIALREVRMLKKLRHENLVNLIEFFRRKRRLYLVFEYVDHTILDELEASDGGLDEETARAHIFQVLRGIAFCHQNQIIHRDIKPENVLVSRQGVVKLCDFGFARLLAGPGESCTDYVATRWYRAPELLVGDTKYGREVDVWASGCLLSEMLTGEPLFPGESDIDQLFHIIQTLGELSMSHRHLVERNPMLAGLRLPEAASTPLSSSFPSWSPRAHAFVSVCLCLEPSARPSAQDLLNHDFFMHDCFPETFLPILKQRVQQEFSNNFLLSLPGRRIPSTADRKGRARKIPGGTSPESVYGRSIARPQPHPPPPARSDNPVRSSPMKQCQPGTPDGQSGFASRPVVSFAPLTPSHVRGGPSGVAAGTFNNNNNYSNMNNNNNSYNNGEDASHPATTTTTSTTSSRLIPPLRDHSTVTFSPTTTTAPSTMNTYNNNNSSTHNNNNTIALTLHITGTTNTSSPSRTRVVEKSRKSPASLWGAPLKPRGHGLCIQGQGQAHWDDDDHLISDGPSSFLSSGRYHTDHSRSSDAPRPIDASRHPYTISLDRTKELVARDSSSLRDAAARDGFGREFARDPLREIKDNPRERERRPKLEITGWARPRLLNNDLSLPNVPGVSSPLVNSGQISPKKYTMEGGVGKRSRRGGLTMPALSSVQRGSPNSLSRSVDSTPPSSPLANLPYV; this is translated from the exons ATGGAGCGGTACGAGAGCCTGGGCGTGGTGGGTGAGGGCTCCTATGGCCTTGTCCTACGCTGCCGTCACAAGGAGTCCGGACAGACAGTAGCAGTGAAGAAGTTCCTTGAAAGCGAAGATGACCCCACGGTGAAGAAAATAGCGCTGAGGGAGGTGCGGATGCTGAAG AAACTCCGCCACGAGAACCTGGTGAACCTGATCGAGTTTTTCCGCCGTAAGCGTCGCCTGTACCTGGTGTTCGAGTACGTGGACCACACCATCCTGGACGAGCTGGAGGCGTCGGACGGCGGGCTGGACGAGGAGACAGCCCGGGCACACATCTTCCAAGTGCTGCGTGGCATTGCCTTCTGCCACCAAAACCAG ATCATCCACCGGGACATCAAGCCGGAGAACGTGCTGGTGAGCCGCCAGGGCGTGGTCAAGCTGTGTGACTTCGGATTTGCGCGGCTGCTGGCGGGACCCGGGGAGTCCTGCACCGACTACGTGGCCACCCGCTGGTACCGCGCCCCCGAGCTGCTCGTGGGGGACACCAAGTATGGCAG GGAGGTGGACGTGTGGGCGTCGGGTTGCCTGCTGTCCGAGATGCTGACGGGGGAGCCGCTCTTCCCCGGCGAGTCCGACATCGACCAGCTCTTCCACATCATCCAGACCctag GCGAGCTGAGCATGTCTCACCGCCACCTGGTGGAGAGGAACCCCATGCTGGCGGGTCTAAGACTCCCAGAAGCGGCCTCCACgcccctgtcctcctccttcccgtcctGGTCCCCGCGCGCCCACGCCTTCGTCTCCGTGTGTCTGTGCCTGGAACCCTCGGCGCGCCCCTCCGCTCAAGACCTGCTGAATCACGACTTCTTCATGCACGACTGCTTCCCAGAGACCTTCCTGCCCATCCTGAAGCAGCGCGTGCAGCAAGAGTTCAGCAACAACTTCCTGCTGAGCCTGCCGGGGCGACGGATCCCCAGCACGGCGGACAGGAAGGGCCGGGCCAGGAAGATTCCGGGAGGCACCAGCCCTGAGAGTGTCTACGGCAGGAGCATCGCCAGGCCTCAGCCCCACCCGCCGCCCCCCGCAAGGAGTGACAACCCCGTCAG GTCGTCGCCGATGAAGCAGTGCCAGCCGGGCACTCCTGATGGACAGTCGGGGTTCGCGAGCCGCCCCGTGGTGTCTTTTGCACCTCTCACGCCCTCACACGTCAGGGGCGGACCCTCAGGAGTAGCTGCGGGCActttcaacaataacaacaactacagcaacatgaacaacaacaacaacagctacaacaatGGGGAGGACGCGTCGcaccctgccaccaccaccaccacctccaccacctcctccagaCTCATCCCGCCCCTGCGAGACCACAGTACCGTCAccttctctcccaccaccaccaccgccccctCCACCATGAATacctacaataacaacaacagcagcacccacaacaacaacaacaccatcgcCCTCACGCTGCACATCACGGGCACCACCAACACGTCCTCTCCGTCACGCACCAG AGTCGTGGAAAAGAGCCGCAAATCCCCAGCCAGTCTGTGGGGCGCCCCTCTCAAGCCACGGGGGCACGGGTTGTGCATCCAGGGGCAGGGACAGGCGCACTGGGATGACGACGACCACTTGATATCAGACggaccttcctccttcctctccagcgGCCGCTACCACACAGACCACAGCCGCTCCTCAGACGCGCCACGCCCCATTGACGCCAGCCGCCACCCTTACACCATCAGTCTGGACCGCACGAAGGAGCTGGTGGCCCGGGACTCCTCCAGCCTGAGGGACGCTGCGGCTAGGGACGGATTCGGGAGGGAGTTTGCGAGAGACCCTCTGAGGGAGATCAAGGACAAcccgagggagagggagaggagacccAAGCTGGAAATTACTGGCTGGGCGCGGCCAAGACTTCTTAACAATGACCTGTCGCTGCCTAACGTGCCTGGAG TTTCCTCCCCGTTAGTGAACAGCGGCCAGATCAGCCCCAAAAAGTACACGATGGAGGGTGGGGTGGGCAAGCGGTCTCGTCGGGGCGGCCTCACCATGCCCGCCCTCAGCTCGGTGCAGCGCGGCTCGCCCAACTCCCTCAGCCGCTCG GTTgactccacccctccctcctctcccctcgccaACCTGCCGTACGTGTGA